A stretch of Myroides oncorhynchi DNA encodes these proteins:
- a CDS encoding tetratricopeptide repeat protein has translation MKKTLISGLLLITLSTTVSCVDNPYVTEDNYLDKPNAGSSWIIGLQKQLALTTNIVVINTEITSDNYFNNYTQYTKIFDIPQIDYFDPDVNNLQSTVQTLREMAVYGLNTVAPKDSTLKPSDLAFMHFCLGYSSLLSGELFVALPESKLGKVIESRTFLTLAIQSFEKAYALETDTKMKNVYALLQARAYYRLGDKNKAKQQATLALSDPKMLYNVKFDGKNNVPNEMQNAVYDALPNRLAPLPRLDYLDPKFFSVGTPQNDQKPLALVKVEEAYLILSEVALASNQLAQSKDFLYQLLDLVAQRPVEMVDDKKETRNGGKRIDYPLKAVGVKFSSDQPVLQGYVLDRQQGKVPVYMISGTKVTKAQVAQVTSENELLYLIYLLRQEIFFAEGRRLTDLGIKFPISQIEQGNNPNVKDEHTKALIPSFIPNKLQMDDFTVDKVTGVVTMKYDMNRVLIQNKTDKNILPLFK, from the coding sequence ATGAAAAAAACACTTATATCAGGTTTGTTATTGATTACACTATCCACTACAGTGAGTTGTGTAGATAATCCTTATGTTACAGAAGATAACTATTTAGATAAACCCAATGCAGGTAGTAGTTGGATTATAGGTTTACAAAAACAGTTAGCACTTACAACAAATATTGTTGTAATTAATACTGAAATAACTTCAGATAATTATTTTAATAATTATACGCAGTATACTAAAATTTTTGATATTCCACAGATTGATTACTTTGATCCAGATGTGAATAATTTACAAAGTACTGTACAGACACTTAGAGAAATGGCTGTTTATGGACTTAATACTGTTGCCCCCAAGGATAGTACACTAAAACCTTCAGATTTAGCGTTTATGCATTTTTGTTTAGGGTATTCTTCTTTATTATCAGGAGAATTATTTGTGGCTTTACCAGAATCGAAGCTAGGTAAAGTAATTGAATCAAGAACTTTCCTAACCCTAGCAATACAAAGCTTTGAAAAAGCGTATGCATTGGAGACCGACACAAAAATGAAAAATGTATATGCCCTTTTACAAGCTAGAGCATACTATCGTTTAGGCGATAAAAATAAGGCTAAACAGCAAGCTACACTAGCTTTATCAGACCCTAAAATGTTATATAATGTTAAGTTTGATGGAAAAAACAATGTACCCAATGAGATGCAAAATGCAGTTTATGATGCTTTACCTAATCGATTAGCACCACTACCTCGTTTGGATTATTTAGACCCAAAGTTCTTTTCTGTAGGAACTCCCCAAAATGATCAGAAACCCTTAGCTTTAGTTAAGGTAGAGGAAGCTTATTTAATTCTATCAGAAGTAGCTTTAGCAAGCAATCAATTAGCACAAAGCAAAGATTTCTTATATCAACTACTTGACTTAGTAGCACAGCGACCAGTAGAAATGGTGGATGATAAAAAGGAAACTAGAAATGGAGGAAAGAGAATAGACTATCCTTTAAAGGCAGTGGGAGTAAAGTTTTCTTCTGATCAGCCTGTTTTACAGGGGTATGTTTTAGACCGTCAACAAGGCAAAGTACCTGTTTATATGATATCAGGTACTAAAGTTACAAAAGCTCAAGTTGCTCAAGTAACCTCTGAAAATGAATTGTTGTATTTAATCTATTTATTAAGGCAAGAAATCTTCTTTGCAGAGGGTAGGCGTTTAACAGATTTAGGGATTAAATTTCCTATTTCACAGATAGAGCAAGGGAATAACCCAAATGTGAAAGATGAACATACTAAGGCTTTAATACCAAGTTTTATACCTAATAAATTGCAGATGGATGATTTTACGGTTGATAAAGTAACAGGAGTAGTGACTATGAAGTACGATATGAATCGCGTACTAATACAAAATAAAACAGATAAAAACATATTACCATTATTTAAATAG
- a CDS encoding alkaline phosphatase family protein — MKKIFVIFSLLIGFSSLGQKVKHVVLVSIDGFRPDFYTEKHWATPNLKYMADNGVVAKGVKTIFPSVTYPSHTTLSTGVLPNKHGVYYNTNVELNTSKAQWVYHSSQVKSSTIWQWAKEKGLITASVSWPITLDNAYIDYNLPEIWDFKNPSDRIKATLDSAIPKGLFEEVLDKAVGKVTSDEFNLSSLAMDENLGRSAAYILKTYKPNLLTLHLPNTDGAQHSYGREHYEVQRAVAGADKIVGNLLDAIQKAGLEDDTVIIVTGDHGFVTTDFALSPNIWLKENGLFDKAYFFSSGGSTLLHLYDYNDTKIVTKVKEVLDKLPQKYKEGFEIISEQQIQLRGADPRVKLALSGKLGYSFTNNFTGEVLTSSKGGKHGYYPSFQQIYTGFVAYGKPVKKGLVINTLNLEDIPVIIGKMLDLSLPDVDGVALPITNEK, encoded by the coding sequence ATGAAAAAGATATTTGTAATTTTTAGCTTACTGATAGGATTTAGTTCGCTTGGACAGAAAGTCAAACATGTTGTTTTGGTAAGTATTGATGGTTTTAGGCCAGATTTTTATACTGAAAAGCATTGGGCTACACCTAATTTAAAGTATATGGCAGATAATGGAGTAGTAGCTAAAGGGGTTAAGACTATTTTCCCTTCAGTTACTTATCCCTCACACACAACCTTATCTACAGGAGTGTTACCAAACAAGCATGGAGTATATTATAATACTAATGTAGAATTAAACACAAGTAAGGCTCAATGGGTTTATCATTCAAGTCAGGTTAAGTCGTCTACAATTTGGCAATGGGCTAAAGAAAAAGGACTGATTACAGCATCTGTTTCTTGGCCTATTACATTAGATAATGCTTATATAGATTATAATTTACCTGAGATATGGGACTTTAAAAATCCATCAGATAGGATAAAAGCAACCTTAGATAGTGCCATTCCTAAGGGGTTATTTGAGGAAGTTTTAGACAAGGCTGTAGGAAAAGTAACTAGTGATGAGTTTAATTTATCAAGCCTAGCAATGGATGAGAATTTAGGTAGAAGTGCGGCATATATTTTAAAGACTTATAAACCTAATTTGTTGACATTACATCTACCTAATACCGATGGAGCTCAGCATAGCTATGGTAGAGAGCATTATGAGGTGCAACGCGCTGTAGCAGGAGCAGATAAGATAGTTGGTAATCTATTAGATGCTATACAAAAGGCAGGATTGGAAGATGATACTGTGATTATTGTAACAGGAGACCATGGATTTGTGACTACAGATTTTGCGCTATCGCCTAATATATGGCTTAAAGAAAATGGACTTTTTGATAAAGCTTATTTCTTTAGTTCTGGAGGTAGTACATTACTACATTTATATGATTATAACGATACTAAAATTGTAACTAAGGTAAAAGAAGTTTTAGATAAATTACCACAGAAATACAAAGAAGGTTTTGAGATAATTAGTGAACAACAGATACAACTTCGTGGAGCTGATCCAAGGGTTAAACTTGCTTTAAGTGGTAAATTAGGGTATAGTTTTACCAATAATTTTACAGGAGAAGTTCTAACTAGTTCAAAGGGAGGTAAGCATGGTTATTATCCAAGTTTTCAACAAATATATACAGGTTTTGTAGCCTATGGTAAACCTGTAAAAAAAGGTTTAGTGATCAATACTTTAAATCTAGAAGATATACCAGTAATAATTGGTAAAATGCTAGACCTATCTCTTCCTGATGTTGATGGAGTAGCACTTCCAATTACAAATGAAAAGTAG
- a CDS encoding RrF2 family transcriptional regulator has protein sequence MLSKRCKYALKAMVCLARVYQNGHLTIGTIAETENIPKKFLEQILLELKRVKLVNSKKGLAGGYYLIKDPKDVSVADLYRIFDGPIALTPCVSLNYYEPCDDCLDEENCYLRKQFIEIRDKTRKSMSEATLQRFIDNE, from the coding sequence ATGTTATCAAAGCGATGTAAGTATGCTTTAAAAGCGATGGTATGTTTAGCTAGAGTTTATCAAAATGGACATTTGACTATTGGAACTATCGCCGAGACTGAAAATATACCTAAGAAGTTTTTAGAACAGATTTTATTGGAGCTAAAACGAGTAAAATTAGTCAATAGTAAAAAGGGCTTAGCAGGTGGGTATTACTTGATTAAAGACCCTAAGGATGTATCGGTAGCAGATTTATACCGAATATTTGATGGACCTATTGCACTTACACCATGTGTCTCATTAAATTATTACGAGCCATGTGATGATTGTTTAGATGAAGAAAATTGTTATTTAAGAAAACAATTTATTGAGATAAGAGACAAAACACGTAAGAGTATGTCTGAGGCAACACTTCAGCGTTTTATAGATAACGAATAA
- a CDS encoding phosphoadenylyl-sulfate reductase — translation MNLKESFEYLILRDIQALSFNDQMLYLQQHFNSICFSTSFSYEDQVITHMLKDFKDVAFFTLDTGRLFEQTYDTWNLTIAKYGLKITSYFPESTSVEEFVNTNGPDSFYKSVELRKECCFIRKVLPLKRALDQKQIWITGLRAEHSINRQNMSPFEWDEQNQIIKFHPLLLWTTQQVISFVEENQIPYNPLHKQGYISIGCSPCTRAIKPTEDFRAGRWWWEDASKKECGLHLKTE, via the coding sequence ATGAATCTAAAAGAAAGCTTTGAATACTTGATATTAAGAGATATACAGGCATTATCATTCAATGATCAAATGCTATATCTACAGCAACATTTTAATTCTATTTGTTTTTCAACAAGCTTTAGTTATGAAGATCAGGTGATCACTCATATGTTAAAAGACTTTAAGGATGTAGCCTTTTTTACTCTTGATACAGGGCGTTTATTTGAACAGACATATGATACTTGGAATTTAACCATAGCTAAGTATGGTCTTAAAATTACAAGTTATTTTCCTGAGAGTACATCAGTTGAAGAGTTTGTGAATACCAATGGACCAGATAGTTTTTATAAATCTGTAGAACTGCGTAAAGAGTGTTGTTTCATTAGAAAGGTTTTACCCTTAAAAAGAGCCTTAGATCAAAAGCAGATTTGGATAACAGGTTTAAGAGCAGAACATTCAATCAATAGACAAAATATGAGCCCATTTGAGTGGGATGAGCAAAATCAAATTATCAAGTTTCATCCTTTACTACTTTGGACAACGCAGCAGGTTATTTCTTTTGTAGAAGAAAACCAAATTCCTTACAACCCTTTACACAAGCAAGGCTATATCAGTATAGGTTGTAGTCCGTGTACAAGAGCAATTAAGCCAACAGAAGACTTTAGAGCTGGTAGATGGTGGTGGGAAGATGCTTCTAAAAAGGAGTGTGGATTACATTTAAAAACAGAATAA
- the cysD gene encoding sulfate adenylyltransferase subunit CysD, which yields MIQNNYLETLEQEAIYILRETAAQFEKPALLFSGGKDSIVLVHLALKAFRPGKFPFPLVHIDTGHNFPEAIEFRDKLVEEIQEKLIVSNVEDSIKKYNLKETQGRFASRNSLQAYTLLDTIQEHEFDACIGGARRDEEKARAKERIFSLRSDFGQWDPKLQRPELWDIVNGNMQAGHNTRVFPISNWTELDIWNYIKANNIELPGLYFSHQRECIQYNDKLIAVSDFTTALNHEQVVTTSVRYRTVGDMTCTAAIASKAETVDDIIEDIKNSRISERGQTRLDDLLSESAMEDRKKKGYF from the coding sequence ATGATACAAAACAATTATTTAGAAACTTTAGAGCAAGAGGCAATCTATATACTTAGAGAAACAGCTGCTCAATTTGAGAAACCAGCTTTGCTTTTCTCAGGAGGAAAAGACTCTATCGTTCTTGTTCACTTGGCACTAAAGGCCTTTAGACCAGGGAAGTTCCCGTTTCCATTAGTACATATTGATACAGGGCATAATTTCCCTGAAGCAATAGAATTTAGAGATAAATTGGTTGAAGAAATTCAAGAAAAGCTTATCGTATCAAATGTAGAGGATAGTATTAAGAAGTATAACTTAAAAGAAACGCAAGGGAGATTTGCCTCTAGAAACTCTTTACAGGCCTATACTTTATTAGATACTATTCAAGAACACGAGTTTGATGCTTGTATAGGAGGAGCAAGAAGAGATGAAGAGAAGGCAAGGGCTAAGGAGAGAATATTTTCTTTAAGAAGTGATTTCGGACAGTGGGACCCAAAACTTCAACGTCCTGAGCTATGGGATATTGTCAACGGAAATATGCAAGCAGGTCATAACACAAGGGTATTTCCTATTAGCAACTGGACTGAATTAGATATCTGGAATTATATCAAAGCTAACAATATAGAGTTACCAGGACTATATTTTTCACATCAAAGAGAGTGTATACAATATAACGATAAACTAATTGCTGTGTCTGATTTCACAACTGCATTAAACCACGAGCAAGTAGTAACTACCTCGGTGCGTTATCGTACAGTAGGAGATATGACCTGTACGGCAGCGATTGCTTCTAAAGCAGAGACAGTAGATGATATTATTGAAGATATCAAAAACTCTAGAATAAGTGAAAGAGGTCAAACCAGGCTTGATGATCTGTTGTCAGAATCAGCGATGGAAGATCGAAAAAAGAAAGGATATTTTTAA
- a CDS encoding sulfate adenylyltransferase subunit 1: MQTLKFITAGNVDDGKSTLIGRLLYDSNSISTDHLGVLASKSEIGEDTIDLALITDGLRAEREQGITIDVAYKYFSTASRKFIIADSPGHQQYTKNMITAASVSDLIIILIDIRKGITEQTKRHASIASLMGIKKVIVAVNKIDLVQYSQEQYELVKTEFDILKQQLDFTEVLYIPISALEGDNIVNHSILTPWYKGKTLLGILETIQIETQLRNVSRFQVQLIIRPQTKEYLDYRGYAGLVLSGQYKVGDRVRVLPSDISATIIKLEKNLQEVNQVVTGDNIVMHFDSDIDISRGDTIYLEDQKSPEISNKLTSWISWLDTEDLHLGKTYILKHRFHSVRVKIKSIDRKWDINKLEFHQGDKVSLNDIAQVSLQTSQSLNYDPFIENSKTGNAILVDETSYNTVGALMFL; this comes from the coding sequence ATGCAAACATTAAAGTTTATAACAGCGGGGAATGTTGATGATGGTAAGAGTACTTTAATAGGTAGACTATTATATGACTCTAATAGTATATCAACAGATCACCTTGGCGTATTGGCAAGTAAAAGTGAGATAGGAGAGGATACAATAGATCTAGCATTAATTACAGATGGCTTAAGAGCAGAGCGCGAACAAGGAATCACAATTGATGTTGCTTATAAGTATTTTTCTACTGCGAGTAGAAAATTTATTATAGCCGATTCTCCAGGGCACCAACAGTATACTAAAAATATGATAACGGCTGCTTCTGTTTCTGATTTGATAATAATCCTTATTGATATTAGAAAGGGAATTACTGAGCAAACAAAACGACATGCTTCTATTGCCTCTTTAATGGGCATTAAGAAAGTGATTGTAGCTGTCAATAAAATTGATTTGGTTCAGTATAGTCAAGAGCAATATGAATTAGTTAAAACTGAATTTGACATATTAAAACAACAGCTAGACTTTACAGAGGTTTTATATATTCCAATAAGTGCACTTGAGGGTGATAATATTGTAAATCATTCTATTTTAACACCTTGGTATAAAGGAAAGACATTGCTAGGTATTCTAGAAACAATTCAGATCGAAACTCAGCTTAGAAATGTATCTCGTTTTCAGGTACAATTAATTATTAGGCCTCAAACAAAAGAGTATTTAGACTATAGAGGATACGCTGGACTTGTTTTAAGTGGTCAATATAAAGTAGGTGATAGAGTTAGAGTACTTCCTAGTGATATATCAGCTACTATTATCAAATTAGAAAAGAATCTACAAGAAGTCAATCAGGTTGTCACAGGCGATAATATAGTGATGCATTTTGATTCAGATATTGATATAAGTAGGGGAGACACCATTTATCTTGAAGATCAGAAATCTCCTGAGATTTCAAATAAGCTAACCTCGTGGATAAGCTGGCTTGATACGGAAGACCTTCACCTAGGAAAAACCTATATATTGAAGCATCGTTTTCATAGTGTAAGAGTTAAAATCAAATCCATTGATCGAAAATGGGATATTAATAAGTTAGAATTTCATCAAGGAGATAAAGTTAGCCTGAATGATATTGCTCAGGTTAGTCTACAGACAAGTCAGAGTTTAAATTATGACCCTTTTATTGAAAATTCTAAAACAGGAAATGCCATATTAGTTGATGAAACGTCTTACAACACTGTTGGGGCTTTAATGTTTTTATAA
- a CDS encoding serine O-acetyltransferase gives MRDYIYNKTIKNKVPNKQKLESWLDQFYNWMFTNYNYDCFADFLNTEKALKSELENIISTVVSKEKAKYKTVLFFNSIDSLYNLLESDLQKYNDSNLIIQFKSEVLSCYPGFLAVFIYRISHILVELNIPMLPRIASLYAYRLTGIDIDPHAKIGSQFIIFHGLGVVIGSTTIIGNNVKIYQGVILGESQTNLKQTQKRHPTIEDDVIICANASVLGGKTRIGRQSIIGHNVVITSSIKEKSIVELTSSYSIRIKDELTK, from the coding sequence ATGAGGGATTATATATACAATAAAACTATTAAAAATAAAGTACCTAATAAGCAGAAGCTAGAAAGCTGGCTGGATCAGTTTTACAATTGGATGTTTACTAACTATAACTATGATTGTTTTGCTGATTTTTTAAATACTGAAAAGGCCTTAAAAAGCGAATTAGAAAATATTATATCAACTGTTGTCTCAAAAGAAAAAGCAAAGTATAAAACTGTTCTTTTTTTTAATAGTATAGATTCTTTATATAATTTATTGGAGTCTGATTTACAAAAGTATAATGATAGTAATCTAATTATTCAGTTTAAGTCAGAAGTATTGTCTTGTTATCCTGGTTTTTTGGCTGTTTTTATATATCGAATATCACATATTTTGGTAGAATTAAATATTCCAATGCTACCAAGAATAGCGTCTTTATATGCTTATCGTTTAACAGGTATAGATATAGATCCTCATGCTAAAATAGGAAGTCAATTTATTATTTTTCACGGACTAGGGGTAGTTATAGGCAGTACAACAATTATTGGTAATAATGTAAAGATTTACCAAGGAGTAATTCTAGGAGAGTCTCAAACCAATTTAAAACAGACACAAAAAAGGCACCCAACTATTGAGGATGATGTTATTATTTGTGCTAATGCATCTGTTTTAGGAGGGAAAACAAGAATAGGAAGACAGTCAATAATAGGACATAATGTTGTGATAACAAGTTCAATTAAAGAGAAGTCTATTGTAGAATTAACTTCTAGCTATAGTATTAGAATAAAAGATGAATTAACCAAATGA
- the cysK gene encoding cysteine synthase A, whose amino-acid sequence MKVESILETIGNTPVLKLNRYFSDQDNVWIKLEKANPGGSIKDRIALAMIEDAEAKGLLKPGGVIIEPTSGNTGIGLALVGAVKGYKVIVVMPESMSVERRKLMQIYGANFELTPKEKGMKGAIEKAEELVKQIPNAWSARQFNNPVNVDIHARSTALEIIKDFPQGLDYLVTGVGTGGHITGVSKVLKQKFPNLKVIAVEPDASAVLSLEASGPHAIQGIGAGFIPEILDTTLLDGIIKISKQEAFVGAKNLALQEGLLVGISTGASVAAVAKLLPSIDKAARVLTFNYDSGERYLSIEDLF is encoded by the coding sequence ATGAAAGTAGAAAGTATTTTAGAAACCATTGGAAATACGCCTGTACTAAAGTTAAATAGGTATTTTTCAGACCAAGATAATGTATGGATAAAACTAGAAAAAGCAAATCCAGGAGGGAGTATTAAAGATCGCATTGCATTGGCAATGATAGAGGATGCCGAGGCTAAAGGTTTATTAAAACCCGGAGGAGTAATTATTGAACCAACCTCAGGTAATACAGGTATTGGTCTTGCCTTAGTTGGAGCTGTTAAAGGATATAAGGTGATTGTTGTAATGCCTGAATCTATGAGCGTTGAAAGAAGAAAATTAATGCAAATCTATGGCGCTAACTTTGAGTTAACCCCAAAAGAAAAAGGAATGAAAGGGGCTATAGAAAAAGCAGAGGAACTAGTAAAACAGATTCCTAATGCTTGGTCGGCTAGACAGTTTAATAATCCAGTGAATGTAGATATTCATGCTAGAAGTACTGCTTTAGAAATTATTAAGGATTTTCCACAAGGATTAGATTATTTAGTTACAGGAGTGGGAACAGGAGGACATATAACAGGAGTCTCTAAGGTTTTAAAGCAAAAATTTCCTAATCTTAAGGTAATAGCTGTCGAACCTGATGCTTCGGCTGTACTTAGCCTTGAAGCATCAGGACCTCACGCTATCCAAGGTATTGGAGCAGGATTTATTCCAGAAATTCTAGACACTACATTATTGGATGGTATAATTAAAATCTCTAAACAAGAAGCTTTTGTGGGGGCTAAAAACCTTGCTTTGCAAGAAGGGCTTCTAGTAGGAATATCAACAGGAGCCTCTGTAGCAGCAGTGGCAAAATTATTGCCAAGTATAGATAAAGCAGCTAGAGTACTTACGTTTAACTATGATAGTGGTGAGCGCTACTTATCTATAGAAGACTTGTTTTAA
- the cobA gene encoding uroporphyrinogen-III C-methyltransferase has translation MNSTKVILAGAGPGDPELISLKALRYLKSADVILIDRLVSPELIELYASKTARVVYVGKQCSKGIHTPQEQINDLMVSYAQLGLKVLRLKGGDVSIFSNILDELTVLKKHNINYEIIPGISAALGAAAYSGIPLTARGYSRAVRFLTLCDTENITKGTWQDLAQTQDTLVFYMSGQKLKYLVNSLINNGIAADKGIAVIQQASTIYQRTTVYSFKDLQQQQLIEFEYVPTLFIVGKVVELHNKFSWKQEIKTREIHSYFDNHIKEFQHAI, from the coding sequence ATGAATAGTACAAAAGTAATTTTAGCCGGAGCAGGCCCTGGAGATCCAGAGTTAATTAGTCTTAAGGCACTACGTTATTTAAAATCCGCAGATGTGATTTTAATTGATCGCTTAGTTTCACCTGAATTAATAGAATTATATGCTAGCAAAACAGCTAGGGTAGTTTATGTTGGTAAACAGTGCTCTAAAGGAATACACACTCCACAAGAGCAAATAAATGACCTTATGGTTAGTTATGCTCAATTAGGATTAAAGGTGCTTAGATTAAAAGGAGGAGATGTCTCAATATTTTCTAACATATTAGATGAGTTAACTGTTTTAAAAAAGCATAATATCAATTATGAGATTATACCTGGTATATCAGCAGCTTTAGGAGCTGCAGCTTATAGTGGTATTCCACTTACTGCTAGAGGATATAGCCGAGCTGTTCGATTTTTAACTCTATGCGATACAGAGAATATTACTAAGGGTACTTGGCAAGATTTAGCACAAACCCAAGATACTTTGGTTTTTTACATGAGTGGACAAAAGTTAAAATACTTGGTAAATTCTCTAATCAATAATGGAATTGCAGCTGATAAAGGCATTGCTGTGATTCAACAAGCAAGTACAATATATCAGAGAACTACAGTCTATAGCTTTAAAGATTTACAACAACAGCAGCTTATTGAATTTGAGTATGTACCTACTTTGTTTATAGTAGGAAAAGTAGTTGAGCTGCACAATAAGTTCTCTTGGAAACAGGAGATTAAAACCCGAGAGATTCATTCTTATTTTGACAATCATATAAAAGAGTTTCAGCATGCAATTTGA
- a CDS encoding diflavin oxidoreductase: MQFDQKITNLKKQVEHYSREELIWFNGYLSGLLEQNQIQSSNQETLIDITEIKPIILYGSETGNSKKLAFEFLKLCKLNKIQARSFDLATYKVEDLSKENFIVFICSTQGEGEPPLSAQSFFEKLSKVTLDLSQVRYCVLAIGDSSYPFYCKAGEQLDALLKKQGSTPVIALQKLDVDYKDHTKVWFDTVLEALRNNTINSPRIGTSTVLQTNSKVVYQAVVNHKVLLNDRESNKKTYHLELSCDQYIDYQPGDAIGVYSVNDKTSMLKIAQILGAKSRFEELKDLCITGLTKTVITQLSVCLKIEISQNRIDLLDLLERYDLQASIDFDTVKSLLQPISPRLYSVSSSPLAHDNQVHLTVALDQFETEKEKKTGLCSNYLSSFEIGQQISFYVHNNSEFYLPEQDKDVIMIGPGTGIAPFRAFLEHRDASGSQARNWLFFGEQYFVCDFYYQTEIQQWLESGVLTRLDTAFSRDQKHKVYVQDRLKQNQEELWAWIQAGAIIYVCGQKSPMSEDIDSTLIEIIMNNQKSSLEVAKAYLEQMFLDGQYKKDVY, encoded by the coding sequence ATGCAATTTGATCAAAAAATAACCAACCTTAAAAAACAGGTCGAGCATTATTCTCGTGAAGAATTAATCTGGTTTAATGGATATCTTTCAGGACTATTAGAACAAAACCAGATACAATCAAGTAACCAAGAGACTTTAATTGATATTACTGAGATTAAACCTATTATTTTATATGGTAGTGAAACAGGCAATAGTAAAAAACTAGCATTTGAATTTTTAAAATTATGCAAGCTAAACAAAATTCAAGCAAGAAGTTTTGATCTAGCGACTTATAAAGTAGAGGATTTAAGTAAGGAGAATTTTATTGTATTTATATGTAGCACACAAGGTGAGGGAGAACCACCTTTATCTGCTCAGAGTTTCTTTGAAAAATTATCTAAAGTAACACTTGATTTAAGCCAAGTTAGGTATTGTGTACTAGCGATTGGTGATAGCTCTTATCCGTTTTATTGTAAAGCAGGAGAACAATTAGATGCCTTACTGAAAAAGCAAGGATCTACACCAGTTATTGCTTTGCAAAAATTAGACGTTGACTATAAAGATCATACTAAGGTTTGGTTTGATACTGTTTTGGAGGCCCTTAGAAATAACACAATAAATAGTCCAAGAATAGGCACTAGTACTGTTTTACAAACAAATTCAAAAGTCGTCTATCAAGCAGTTGTTAATCACAAGGTACTTTTAAATGATAGAGAATCTAATAAGAAGACTTATCACCTAGAGCTTAGTTGCGATCAATATATTGATTATCAACCTGGCGATGCCATAGGAGTTTATTCTGTTAATGATAAAACAAGTATGCTAAAGATTGCTCAGATCTTAGGAGCCAAGAGTAGATTTGAGGAGTTAAAGGATTTGTGTATTACAGGATTAACCAAGACAGTAATCACGCAACTATCAGTTTGTTTAAAGATAGAAATCTCTCAAAACAGAATAGATCTTTTGGACTTATTGGAACGATACGACTTACAGGCTTCGATTGATTTTGATACAGTCAAAAGCTTATTACAACCAATATCGCCAAGACTTTATTCTGTATCTTCTTCACCTCTTGCTCATGATAATCAAGTTCATCTAACAGTAGCTTTAGATCAGTTTGAAACTGAAAAAGAAAAGAAAACAGGATTGTGTTCTAACTATCTCTCTAGTTTTGAGATTGGACAGCAGATTAGTTTTTATGTTCATAACAATAGTGAATTTTATTTGCCAGAGCAGGATAAAGATGTCATAATGATTGGTCCGGGCACAGGTATAGCTCCTTTTAGAGCCTTTTTAGAACATCGTGATGCTAGTGGTAGCCAAGCCAGAAATTGGTTGTTTTTTGGGGAGCAATATTTTGTTTGTGATTTCTATTATCAAACAGAGATACAACAGTGGTTAGAAAGTGGAGTTTTAACTAGGTTAGATACTGCATTTTCCAGGGATCAAAAACACAAAGTATATGTACAGGATAGATTAAAACAAAATCAAGAAGAGTTGTGGGCTTGGATACAGGCAGGTGCTATAATTTATGTCTGTGGTCAGAAATCTCCAATGAGTGAAGATATAGACTCGACACTTATTGAAATTATTATGAATAACCAAAAGAGTTCTTTAGAGGTAGCTAAAGCGTATTTAGAACAGATGTTCCTAGATGGACAGTATAAAAAAGATGTGTATTAA